GAATAATTGTAGCTGTCCAGGCACTTTTCTCAGTGACTACacttatttcttcttttttcttcgttATGATGAAACATACATGCTTGTTCTAATTTTAAGTTTCCTCCCAAAACTCAACTCGccgaaaaaaaagtttcatcGTTTTTAATATGGGAATGAGGGCATGTCCTTTGGCTGGCTGTAACTTAATCTTTGTGAAAAGGAAATAGATACTTTCTTGAACCTGCTTGCACATGCATCTTCCCTGCTTTAAAAGAGATGATGATCAGAGGTGACTTTATGCTCTTTCAGATTCCTATGACTTTGATATTCACTAAATGCGACAAGcggaagaagaaaaggcatGGAGGAAAAAAAGCAGAAGAAAACGTGCAGGATTTCCAGGAGTTAATAAGTGGCTTCTTTGAGACAGTGCCGCCATGGATTATGACCAGCAGCTTAACCAATCAGGGTCGTGACGAGATGCTATTGCATATGGCTCAGCTGCGGAATTACTGGCTCAAGCACTAGGAAAACCAGAATCATGCCTTTCTACCCCCGAGTAGGTATGTTATCAGAGTCGTCAATACATGGGAGTACAAGAAGCATCAAGAGATATTGTCATCTGCTAAACCCTAAAGCTTTGTAATTCGCCTAGACACGAATTCCTCAAAATTCCTCAAATTTGGCAACCGCACATTCTGACAGAGAAAGGGAGAGGAAATGTCCTCATTTTGTTATAGCATTGCagatcaattttgttcttgtcGAAATGAAAATACGGGTTCTTGGTGATTCTGTTTTCGTACTGTAGATCTGCTGAAAAGCATTATTTAAGTTAAGATATCAGAATCTTGTAGCTCAATTCTTTTCCCTGTGCTGCGTTTTTTATACTGATTCTATGCAAACCCTTTATACAGATTCTATGCAACAGTTGGATAGAACCGCATGAACTTGTTCATATTTTGCGGACCATAAATTCGGCAATCGCTCGAACAACCCAAAAAACCTGAATAGCTTCGAATTATTATCAAAATAAAcgtgaaaaaaatttgagaaaattctCTAGCAACCAACAAACACAATAAGAGGTAGATTTATCAAAGTaatttccatttccattcAGTACCAAAACGAAACATTGGGTTTATCAAAACTAACTCTTCAACAACACAAGGAGCAATTGACATTATAACGATCCAAAACTTGTTTGAGTGAAAATTCAAGACTATCAAGACAACAAaacgaaaataaaaatcataacgCAAATGCTGGGTGGGTGGGCTCTGAAATCTTatgaagcagcagcagcagttCCCTTGCGCCTTGGAGCAGCTTGTGTGCCTTCTGTGAAGTTGCTCTTGAACCTCCTTGGAACATTGCGAAGGTACCTCATACGCCCAGTTCCGGTCGTCTTTCTGCGCAGCGCCTTCTCACTCCAATTGTCTGAAATTGGCAGAGAGTTcatcaaaattcaagtttGCATAATTGCATACTTACTAAtaattcagaaaataaaaaataaaaatagagaaTTTGGGTACATTTTCTGAGGCGGGCAGCGGGGTAAGCACAAGCTGAGCAACGACTCTTTTGGAGATGGAAGCTTCTGCGTCCGCATCGCACACACAGCGTGTGGGTCTTGTTCCTTCTCTTTCCGAAGCTGCCTGTTCCTTTGCCCTAATTCATATTCCCAAATTCACACCgttttaattacaaatataaatgAGACGATGTCAAAGCAAGAGATagggagtgagagagagagggaggaagagaaagatcaGAGAGAGTACCATATCTTCAGTTGCAGAGAGAAACCCTAGATTCGGAGTTGTTGCGGGAAATTTCTCGCGGACAAAGAGTTAGCAATTTATATAGTCATCGTCTTCGGCACGATTAGGGTTTCTCTTCAATAATTGGGCCATTAGATTATATGGGCCCAAAAGATTTCACAGGCTTCACATTTAAGGGGCCCACTGACCAGGTCCAATGAAGCCCATTTCGTTATATAGCGTTCCAAAGTCCTGGCAAAGCGCAATAGGCTATTAGAAACTagtaagtaaataaaaaaaagaaggttgcTAAAGACATCCGCGGGGATAGCTCAGTTGGGAGAGCGTCAGACTGAAGATCTGAAGGTCGCGTGTTCGATCCACGCTCACcgcatttttttttcattttaaacttatttattCTGAATAT
The window above is part of the Prunus dulcis chromosome 1, ALMONDv2, whole genome shotgun sequence genome. Proteins encoded here:
- the LOC117614621 gene encoding 60S ribosomal protein L37, whose amino-acid sequence is MGKGTGSFGKRRNKTHTLCVRCGRRSFHLQKSRCSACAYPAARLRKYNWSEKALRRKTTGTGRMRYLRNVPRRFKSNFTEGTQAAPRRKGTAAAAS